The sequence below is a genomic window from Myxococcota bacterium.
TCTGGCCTCTCTTTGGTCCCGCCCGCCCTCTCTGGAGCTGCCATGCCCCCCTGGAATCTCGTCGTCCGTCGCGCCCGCGTCGCCGCGCTCGGACTCAGCCTCACCGTTGCGGCCACCAGCTGCGCGGTGCATGCCCCGCCGGCCGAACCCTCCGCGTTCGCGCGCGCGAAGCAGCGTGTCACCGTCGAGGGCGTCGAGATGGCCTACATCGAGCGCGGCGCGGGGCGCCCGATCGTCTTCCTGCATGGCAATCCCACGTCGTCGTACCTCTGGCGCAACGTCTGGCCCCACGCCGAACCCCATGGTCGGGTGCTGGCCCCCGACCTCGTGGGCATGGGCGACTCGGCGAAGCTTCCGCCGCGCACTCCCGACGGGGCCGACGGGCGCTACCGCTTCGTCGAACATCGCCGCTATCTCGAAGCCTTCCTCGCGGCCGTGAGTGGCGACGACGACGTGGTGCTCGTCGTACACGACTGGGGTTCGGCCCTCGGCTTCGACTGGGCGCGTCGCTACCCCGAGCGGGTTCGCGGCATCGCCCACATGGAGGCGATCCTGCGTCCGGCGCGCTTCGGCGACATGGCGTTCAGCCAGTCGCTGCTGTTTCGCGCGATGCGCGGCGGGCTGGGCGAGTGGCTGATCCTGCGCCGGAACTTCTTCGTCGACTCGCTGGTCCCGCGGCTCGTGATGCGCGAGCTCAGCGAAGCCGAGCTCGCCGAGTACCGGGCCCCCTATCGCGCCGCGGGGGAGGACCGACGGCCGACCCTCACCTGGCCGCGCGAGATTCCGATCGACGGCACGCCAGAAGACACGCTCGAAATCGTCGAGGCCAACCTCGCCTACCTGCAAGACAGCCAGACACCGAAGCTCTTCGTCCGCGCCGAGCCCGGGGCGCTCGTCCGCGGGAAGACCGTCGAGCTCGCGCGCGGCTTCCCGAATCAAACCGAGACCGTCGTCGCCGGGCTGCACTACGTCCAGGAGGATTCGCCGGACGCGATCGGGGAGGCACTTTCCGCCTGGCTCGAGACCCTTCCCTAGGCCGCTGGACGCAGTGGAACGAACTCTGCGATTCTGGGCGCGATCCGACCACGAGGAGACCGCCCGTGCCCGACGACGACCAGCGAACCCGCGCGCTCGAGGTGATGGCGCAGCTCTTTGGCGGAGGCATCCAGGGCGAGAAGATGCCCGCCCGCGACCTGGCACCCGAGTTCTTCGAGCTGGCGAGCACGGCCTGCTTCGGCGGGTTCTGGTCGCGCCCCGGGCTTGCCATCAAGGAGCGCAGCCTCGCCACGGTGTCGCAGCTGGCGGCCCTCGGGCGCACCGACGAGCTGAAGATCCACCTGCAGGGGGCGCGCAACGTGGGCTGGACCGAGGGCGAGCTGATCGAAGTCTTGATGCAGACCTCGCAATACGCGGGGATCCCGGCGGCCGTGCAGGCACTGAACGCGGCGGCCGAGGTGTTCGGCACGGGAGAGCCGTCGTGAAGCTGCGAGCGCTCGGGTTCGGAGTGGCGCTTCTGCTGTCACTCGGCTGCGCGTCACCGCCGCTCGCCACCGAGCCCATCGATTGGGACGACGCCGACGAAGCCTGGTCGATCCTCGTGGTGACGACCGAGCCCGACGGCGGCGATCGCGTCACCCGCATCTGGCTAGCGATGGAAGGCGAAGAAGCCGTGCTGCGGACGGGG
It includes:
- a CDS encoding haloalkane dehalogenase is translated as MPPWNLVVRRARVAALGLSLTVAATSCAVHAPPAEPSAFARAKQRVTVEGVEMAYIERGAGRPIVFLHGNPTSSYLWRNVWPHAEPHGRVLAPDLVGMGDSAKLPPRTPDGADGRYRFVEHRRYLEAFLAAVSGDDDVVLVVHDWGSALGFDWARRYPERVRGIAHMEAILRPARFGDMAFSQSLLFRAMRGGLGEWLILRRNFFVDSLVPRLVMRELSEAELAEYRAPYRAAGEDRRPTLTWPREIPIDGTPEDTLEIVEANLAYLQDSQTPKLFVRAEPGALVRGKTVELARGFPNQTETVVAGLHYVQEDSPDAIGEALSAWLETLP
- a CDS encoding carboxymuconolactone decarboxylase family protein, giving the protein MPDDDQRTRALEVMAQLFGGGIQGEKMPARDLAPEFFELASTACFGGFWSRPGLAIKERSLATVSQLAALGRTDELKIHLQGARNVGWTEGELIEVLMQTSQYAGIPAAVQALNAAAEVFGTGEPS